In one Acidimicrobium ferrooxidans DSM 10331 genomic region, the following are encoded:
- a CDS encoding glycosyltransferase family 2 protein, with product MSRQPAGTHGQRAQVRLVGQAAQVPESRIVTARLAIMTTIGGWVGYLIYWFYSQFLRQGAYTTQAKAEAIAYLAMITLLEASSLAYLVARLGHIYRAREHRRVPRAHLDGYFWQRRPSLTMIIPSYREETRVIRNTLLSAALQEYPDKRIVLLIDDPPNPTEERHRVLLEAARSLPSQLESLLAYPATAARRAYDEFRERVGSRVSQLPAIVHEGGSDSGAAWDGVVVDPSELEQLADTYALAASWLTLQSEELPIIDHTDEFLRDEVFVRLAHEFAQIADTLREGASYGREVDAARLAQLYERLLNVFGARITSFERKLYASLSSEPNKAMNLNSYIGLMGGAYSVHRTLSGQVLVSDDPEHADLVIPDPDYVLTLDADSTLLPEYCLRLVYLMEQEAYAHVAVAQTPYSAYPGPASRLERIAGATTDVQHVVHQGLANYRAGFWVGANAVIRKRALNSLEEITWEGGYPIKRYIRDRTAIEDTESSVDIVAQGWEIYNYPERLSYSATPPTSVPCASSVAVGLMAACSSCRSCGVTTSGPRRPGVSRSPSSSSA from the coding sequence TTGAGTCGCCAACCAGCCGGTACGCATGGACAGCGAGCGCAGGTTCGGCTCGTCGGTCAGGCCGCTCAGGTCCCCGAGTCCCGCATCGTGACGGCGCGCCTCGCAATTATGACCACTATTGGTGGTTGGGTCGGTTACCTGATCTACTGGTTCTACTCACAGTTCCTGCGCCAAGGGGCCTACACGACGCAGGCGAAGGCCGAGGCGATCGCCTACCTCGCCATGATCACCCTGCTCGAGGCGTCGTCGTTGGCGTACCTCGTGGCGAGGCTCGGCCATATTTACCGAGCTCGCGAGCATCGTCGGGTACCGCGGGCTCACCTCGACGGCTACTTCTGGCAGCGTCGACCGAGCCTCACCATGATCATCCCCTCGTACCGCGAGGAGACTCGCGTCATTCGCAATACGTTGCTGTCAGCGGCGCTACAGGAGTATCCCGACAAGCGCATCGTGCTCCTGATCGATGATCCTCCCAACCCGACGGAGGAACGCCATCGCGTCCTCCTCGAAGCGGCACGGTCTCTGCCGAGTCAGCTCGAGTCGCTCCTCGCGTACCCTGCCACCGCGGCTCGTCGAGCTTACGACGAGTTCCGCGAGCGTGTCGGTTCCAGAGTGAGCCAGCTGCCCGCGATCGTTCACGAGGGTGGATCGGACTCCGGTGCCGCGTGGGACGGCGTGGTGGTCGACCCGAGCGAGCTCGAACAGCTCGCCGATACCTATGCCCTGGCGGCGAGCTGGCTCACCCTTCAGAGCGAAGAACTCCCGATCATCGACCACACCGACGAGTTCCTTCGAGACGAAGTGTTCGTCCGGCTGGCCCACGAATTTGCACAGATCGCCGACACGCTGCGAGAGGGCGCGAGCTACGGCCGTGAGGTCGACGCGGCTCGCCTCGCGCAGCTGTACGAACGGCTCCTCAACGTCTTTGGCGCGCGCATCACGAGCTTCGAGCGCAAGCTCTACGCGTCACTCTCGAGCGAGCCGAACAAGGCCATGAACCTGAACTCGTACATCGGCTTGATGGGCGGTGCCTATAGCGTCCATCGCACGCTCTCGGGTCAGGTCCTCGTGTCCGACGACCCCGAGCACGCGGACCTCGTCATCCCCGACCCGGACTACGTGCTCACCTTGGATGCGGACTCGACCCTGCTCCCCGAGTACTGCCTCCGGCTCGTCTACTTGATGGAGCAGGAGGCGTACGCGCATGTCGCGGTCGCGCAGACGCCCTACTCGGCCTATCCGGGCCCCGCGTCGCGTCTCGAGCGGATCGCGGGTGCGACCACCGACGTCCAGCATGTGGTCCACCAAGGGCTCGCCAACTACCGGGCGGGTTTCTGGGTCGGCGCGAACGCCGTCATTCGCAAGCGCGCGCTCAACTCCTTGGAGGAGATCACCTGGGAAGGCGGCTACCCGATCAAGCGCTACATCCGCGACCGTACCGCGATCGAGGACACGGAGTCGTCGGTCGACATCGTCGCCCAGGGCTGGGAAATCTACAACTACCCCGAGCGGCTGAGCTACTCGGCCACCCCCCCGACTTCGGTGCCTTGTGCATCCAGCGTCGCCGTTGGGCTGATGGCGGCCTGCTCGTCGTGCCGAAGCTGTGGCGTTACCACAAGCGGGCCAAGGAGACCGGGCGTCAGTCGTTCGCCGAGTTCTTCCTCCGCATGA
- a CDS encoding EAL domain-containing protein yields MPKLWRYHKRAKETGRQSFAEFFLRMNYLASITWTTVALVVLLVFPFANELVSPWIAVLALPYFFAMSTDLKYAGYHRRDIFSIYGFNLILVMVNLAGTVSSIGQAVTGARASFARTPKVRKRTVTPLMFVVAPYALVVLSIYTLLHDWEHHALNSMLFAAINLVLAAVAIVAFIGVRNSIQDVWIQILPWFQRRTKNRPVRTTRHQEVPVGVGGTQLGTWEHVLDLGASSIGLGEAVDTDGPGRLRVGSRAERERARRRLADYGLSALAQPIRDIEADEIVGYEIYQRVNGEAPPAQLARLDTVEAASLEQRLLERAALLARDIPEGAWLSVNVSSRFLTLMEGRRRFSLTAREGLFLDVSFTGVLDGPHVAATEDTLSRATNRFAIALDDFVPDAGSLAVVRRVRPSMVKLDPDWVHDLPKSAAKRGQTELLLRLAAPRTLVVAEGVEDERELAALRALGVRFAQGYLLGRPVPLEETKSIAPRD; encoded by the coding sequence GTGCCGAAGCTGTGGCGTTACCACAAGCGGGCCAAGGAGACCGGGCGTCAGTCGTTCGCCGAGTTCTTCCTCCGCATGAACTACCTCGCGTCGATCACGTGGACGACCGTCGCCCTGGTCGTCCTCCTGGTGTTCCCCTTCGCGAACGAGCTCGTGAGTCCCTGGATCGCCGTGCTCGCCCTCCCGTACTTCTTCGCGATGTCGACGGACCTGAAGTACGCCGGCTATCACCGTCGCGACATCTTCTCGATCTATGGTTTCAACCTGATCCTCGTCATGGTGAACCTGGCTGGCACCGTCAGCTCGATCGGCCAGGCCGTCACCGGGGCTCGAGCTTCGTTCGCCCGAACCCCGAAGGTGCGCAAGCGCACAGTCACCCCGCTCATGTTCGTGGTGGCTCCGTACGCGCTCGTGGTGTTGTCGATCTACACCCTCTTGCATGACTGGGAGCACCACGCACTCAACTCGATGCTCTTCGCGGCGATCAACCTGGTCCTCGCGGCCGTTGCCATCGTCGCCTTCATCGGCGTGCGCAACAGCATCCAGGACGTGTGGATCCAGATCCTCCCATGGTTCCAGCGGCGCACGAAGAACCGTCCCGTCCGCACGACACGCCATCAAGAGGTGCCCGTCGGAGTCGGGGGCACCCAACTGGGAACCTGGGAGCACGTCCTCGATCTCGGTGCGTCCTCGATCGGGTTGGGCGAGGCCGTCGATACCGACGGGCCTGGTCGGTTGCGCGTCGGTTCGCGAGCAGAGCGCGAACGGGCGCGGCGCCGGCTAGCCGACTACGGGCTGAGCGCGCTCGCCCAGCCGATCCGTGACATTGAGGCCGACGAGATCGTCGGCTACGAGATCTATCAACGGGTCAACGGTGAGGCACCGCCAGCCCAGCTCGCCAGGCTCGACACGGTCGAAGCGGCCAGCCTTGAGCAGCGGCTCCTGGAGCGCGCCGCACTGCTGGCACGTGACATCCCTGAGGGCGCGTGGCTGAGCGTGAATGTGTCGTCGCGATTCTTGACCCTGATGGAAGGGCGGCGACGCTTTTCCCTGACGGCGCGCGAGGGGCTGTTCCTCGACGTGTCGTTCACCGGCGTGCTCGACGGCCCTCACGTCGCGGCCACAGAGGACACGCTCTCGCGTGCGACGAACCGGTTCGCGATCGCCCTGGACGATTTCGTCCCCGATGCAGGATCCCTGGCGGTGGTTCGTCGGGTGCGGCCGAGCATGGTGAAGCTCGATCCCGACTGGGTGCATGATCTCCCCAAGAGTGCCGCGAAGCGTGGCCAGACCGAACTCCTGCTGCGTCTCGCTGCGCCGCGTACGCTCGTGGTCGCCGAGGGCGTCGAGGACGAGCGAGAGCTTGCGGCGCTGCGCGCGCTCGGGGTGCGGTTTGCCCAGGGGTACCTCCTCGGTCGACCGGTCCCGCTCGAGGAGACCAAGAGCATCGCTCCTCGCGATTAG
- a CDS encoding CCA tRNA nucleotidyltransferase — MLPALLRPLIEALRPLAARFDERQRHLYLVGGVVRDALLGIEPNGDVDATTDATPEEIVEIVRPVATHFNLTGLRFGTVAFHYHGVPLEVTTHRGEAYDSSTRKPTVHFVSALAEDLLRRDFTVNAMAVEVTSDDPTLIDPFGGMEDLLARRLRTPMDPRRSFSDDPLRMLRCARFIARLDLEPQRALVDAVHELAPRLEVVSRERIRDELSRLLVVPDPSKGLWFLVDTPLAAEFLPELPALRLEQDPIHHHKDVLAHTIAVTASCSPRLRLRLAALLHDIGKPATREIGPNGVSFHFHDVVGARMARRILRELRYPNDLVDDVARLVELHLRFHTYAQGWSDAAVRRYVRDAGELLEDLNELTTCDATTRNERRRRMFAERMATFEERARELAERDALRARRPPIDGLEVMRILEIPPGPAVGRAMRFLTDLTIDEGLNDPDEARRRLLEWWRSHSGEEA, encoded by the coding sequence GTGCTCCCCGCCCTACTCCGCCCACTCATCGAGGCGCTCCGACCGCTTGCCGCACGCTTCGACGAACGACAACGCCACCTCTACCTCGTCGGCGGCGTGGTCCGCGACGCACTGCTCGGCATCGAGCCGAACGGTGACGTGGATGCCACGACGGACGCGACGCCCGAGGAGATCGTGGAGATCGTCAGACCCGTCGCGACGCACTTCAACCTGACCGGCCTCCGCTTCGGGACGGTCGCCTTCCACTATCACGGCGTGCCGCTCGAAGTCACGACCCACCGAGGCGAGGCCTACGACTCCTCCACCCGCAAGCCGACCGTGCACTTCGTCTCGGCGCTCGCCGAGGATCTCCTCCGACGCGACTTCACGGTGAACGCCATGGCGGTCGAGGTCACGAGCGATGACCCGACCCTGATCGACCCGTTCGGCGGGATGGAGGACCTTCTCGCGCGCCGATTGCGCACTCCCATGGACCCCCGACGCTCCTTCAGCGACGATCCGCTGCGCATGTTGCGCTGTGCACGCTTCATCGCGCGCTTGGATCTCGAGCCGCAGCGCGCGCTCGTCGACGCGGTCCACGAACTCGCCCCGCGCCTCGAGGTCGTCTCGCGTGAGCGCATCCGCGACGAGCTCTCTCGACTGCTCGTCGTGCCCGATCCGAGCAAGGGTCTCTGGTTCCTCGTCGACACGCCCCTCGCCGCCGAGTTCCTCCCGGAGCTTCCGGCGCTCAGGCTCGAGCAGGACCCCATCCATCACCACAAGGACGTACTCGCCCACACCATCGCGGTCACCGCAAGCTGCTCACCGCGGCTCCGCCTGAGGCTCGCCGCCCTCCTCCACGACATCGGCAAGCCTGCGACTCGCGAGATCGGGCCGAACGGCGTGAGTTTCCACTTCCACGACGTTGTCGGGGCTCGTATGGCCCGTCGCATCCTGCGAGAGCTGCGCTACCCCAACGACCTCGTCGACGACGTCGCTCGCCTCGTCGAGCTTCACCTGCGCTTCCACACCTATGCTCAGGGTTGGAGCGACGCCGCCGTCCGTCGCTACGTGCGCGACGCAGGCGAGCTCCTCGAGGACCTGAACGAGCTCACCACCTGCGACGCGACCACCCGCAACGAGCGCCGACGACGCATGTTCGCCGAGCGCATGGCGACGTTCGAAGAGCGCGCACGGGAGCTCGCCGAGCGCGACGCGCTCCGAGCGCGTCGGCCTCCGATCGACGGACTGGAGGTCATGCGCATCCTCGAGATCCCACCAGGTCCTGCCGTGGGCCGCGCGATGCGCTTCCTCACCGACCTCACGATCGACGAGGGGCTGAACGATCCCGACGAGGCGAGGCGCCGCCTCCTCGAGTGGTGGCGGTCCCACTCGGGCGAGGAGGCCTAA
- a CDS encoding histone deacetylase family protein, with translation MGRILYATHERFLEHDAGAWHPERAERLEVVRHALSHFEDAVTIVTPTPAPRAAIEAVHTPAHVEALERYCLMGGGPIDPDTSVNDASFEAAQLAAGAGLDAIERLRQGEADAAFLAVRPPGHHATVDQAMGFCLLNNVAIAAQALIDQGERVLILDIDAHHGNGTAAIFEREPRVLYVSTHQYPLFPGTGRIGDVGDGPGVGTTINLPLPPQTSGQTARALLETIALPAITTFGPTWAIVSAGYDAHRDDPLTELDFRAPDYAPLIAIARDAVPPGRLILALEGGYDLEALEHSTLVTFATLLHAAVDVGEAPSRDVDHELVTTLQRLHRAALERGLANERG, from the coding sequence GTGGGCCGGATCCTCTACGCCACGCACGAACGGTTCTTGGAGCACGACGCTGGAGCGTGGCACCCAGAGCGTGCCGAGCGACTCGAGGTCGTCCGCCATGCGCTCAGCCACTTCGAGGACGCCGTCACGATCGTCACGCCGACACCTGCACCCCGAGCCGCCATCGAAGCGGTCCACACCCCAGCGCACGTCGAGGCACTGGAGCGTTACTGCCTCATGGGTGGCGGTCCGATCGACCCCGACACCTCGGTGAACGACGCGTCGTTCGAGGCCGCCCAGCTCGCCGCGGGCGCTGGGCTCGACGCGATCGAGCGGCTTCGACAGGGCGAGGCCGACGCCGCCTTCCTCGCCGTACGACCGCCCGGCCACCATGCCACGGTCGACCAGGCCATGGGGTTCTGCCTCCTCAACAACGTCGCCATCGCCGCCCAGGCGCTGATCGACCAGGGCGAGCGCGTCCTCATTCTCGATATCGATGCGCACCATGGCAACGGCACCGCCGCGATCTTCGAGCGCGAACCTCGTGTGCTCTACGTCTCCACACACCAGTACCCCTTGTTCCCAGGGACTGGGCGCATCGGCGACGTCGGGGATGGCCCTGGGGTCGGCACCACGATCAACCTGCCGCTCCCCCCGCAGACGTCGGGCCAGACGGCACGGGCACTCCTCGAAACCATCGCGCTCCCCGCCATCACCACGTTCGGCCCGACGTGGGCGATCGTGTCCGCTGGCTACGACGCCCATCGCGACGATCCGCTCACCGAACTCGACTTTCGCGCCCCCGACTATGCACCATTGATCGCCATCGCGCGCGACGCCGTTCCCCCAGGCCGCCTGATCCTCGCGCTCGAGGGTGGCTACGACCTCGAAGCGCTCGAGCACTCGACGCTGGTCACGTTCGCGACGCTCCTGCATGCGGCGGTCGACGTCGGTGAGGCCCCGAGCCGCGATGTCGACCACGAGCTCGTGACGACCCTCCAACGGCTGCATCGTGCCGCACTCGAGCGAGGTCTCGCGAACGAGCGCGGGTAG
- a CDS encoding GNAT family N-acetyltransferase: protein MQVAGRSVRLSPWYGFDGAVLLGLAPALWLRDPAWLDIARRAAAARGWRRFLVQATTPAQRLALDAAGWVLVDELYVLFRRGSLELPPVPHTARGVEMRRGRAADTAELLEVDHRCFEPFWMMNEAALREALQATPRTRFRVLASADDDRVVGYAIFGLGAGEGYLQRIAVDPRYQGRGLATRLIVDGLRWAKRWRARRVGVNTQRSNETALRLYQRLGFEMEPNGITIYAWPDH, encoded by the coding sequence GTGCAGGTCGCGGGCCGCAGTGTCCGGCTGTCTCCGTGGTATGGCTTCGACGGCGCCGTGCTGCTCGGCCTCGCACCGGCGCTGTGGCTGCGTGATCCGGCGTGGCTCGACATCGCTCGTCGTGCAGCAGCCGCCCGCGGTTGGCGCCGATTTCTCGTACAGGCGACGACTCCTGCGCAGCGTCTTGCGCTCGACGCAGCAGGGTGGGTCCTCGTCGACGAACTCTACGTCTTGTTTCGACGAGGGTCACTCGAGCTCCCGCCGGTACCCCACACGGCCCGGGGCGTCGAGATGCGGCGCGGGAGGGCGGCCGACACCGCAGAGCTGCTCGAGGTCGACCATCGGTGCTTCGAGCCGTTCTGGATGATGAACGAGGCGGCGCTTCGCGAGGCGCTCCAGGCAACGCCTCGCACTCGCTTCCGGGTACTTGCGAGCGCCGACGACGATCGAGTTGTTGGGTACGCTATCTTCGGCCTTGGCGCCGGTGAGGGCTACCTCCAACGCATCGCGGTCGACCCTCGCTACCAGGGCCGGGGGCTCGCGACGCGATTGATCGTCGATGGCCTGCGGTGGGCGAAGAGATGGAGAGCGCGCCGAGTCGGTGTCAACACACAACGATCGAACGAGACCGCCCTTCGCCTCTACCAGCGGCTTGGCTTCGAGATGGAGCCGAACGGCATCACGATCTATGCCTGGCCGGATCACTAG
- the murJ gene encoding murein biosynthesis integral membrane protein MurJ → MVQARLVRLLAGRGRSVGENATAMAIGTAASRLSGFVRLIVLAVVLGVRPLADAFNLANNTPNMLYDLLLGGVISSTILPVVAARIARAGERAGERSLAAIMTIGVVGLLVATVLFEVLAPAVVDLYLIGDHLAAAGTERAVAIELLRLFAPQLFFYGTISLATAALNLRGNFAAPAFAPIANNVVAIAVLVAFRVADGSATLDEVASRPDAVLLLGLGTTLGVAAQLGVLMPVMARLGLGLRPRLRVSDPAVREVVSLSGWTAGYVVANQVALFVVLALAATRAGYVSAYNYAYLFFQLPYAVVSLSVMSALQPRLARSWAAGDRARFRRDLAKALAVGVGATIPLAVLAWVGGPAGLDLLVGYGAVNEHGVALIAGALRGMAVGLPGFSLFLMLIQALQAMRNARAAFVAYLVENGLNIVLAVVALGPLGVEGLGLALGLAYTIGAIVAIVIVRSLRGLGPIAPLLGSWVQLAVASVVGGAVLAALLPSTLVAPNLGFALRVLGGLVAGVVVFGAAVIGLRTIRVAVARGVGR, encoded by the coding sequence ATGGTGCAGGCGCGTCTCGTGCGGCTGCTGGCCGGTCGCGGTCGTTCGGTGGGCGAGAACGCCACCGCCATGGCGATCGGGACGGCGGCAAGTCGTCTCAGCGGGTTCGTGCGCCTGATCGTCCTCGCGGTGGTGCTCGGGGTGCGTCCGTTGGCCGACGCCTTCAACCTGGCGAACAACACGCCGAACATGCTCTACGACCTGTTGCTCGGTGGAGTGATCAGCTCGACGATCCTTCCCGTCGTGGCGGCTCGGATCGCGAGGGCGGGGGAGCGAGCCGGCGAGCGCTCGCTCGCTGCGATCATGACGATCGGGGTGGTGGGCCTCCTCGTGGCCACGGTGCTCTTCGAGGTCCTCGCCCCGGCCGTCGTCGATCTCTACCTCATCGGCGACCATCTTGCGGCTGCGGGCACGGAGCGCGCGGTCGCGATCGAGCTGTTGCGCTTGTTTGCACCGCAGCTCTTCTTCTACGGCACGATCTCCCTCGCCACCGCGGCGCTCAACCTGCGGGGCAACTTTGCCGCCCCCGCCTTTGCGCCGATCGCGAACAACGTCGTGGCGATCGCGGTGCTCGTCGCGTTCAGGGTCGCTGACGGCTCTGCCACCCTCGACGAGGTCGCCTCCCGTCCGGACGCGGTGCTGCTGCTCGGGCTCGGAACGACGCTCGGGGTGGCGGCCCAGCTCGGCGTGCTCATGCCGGTGATGGCGAGGCTCGGTCTCGGACTGCGTCCACGTCTGCGCGTCAGCGACCCCGCGGTTCGCGAGGTCGTCTCGCTGTCCGGCTGGACGGCGGGCTACGTCGTCGCCAACCAGGTCGCTCTCTTCGTGGTGCTCGCCCTTGCCGCGACGCGGGCCGGCTACGTGTCGGCCTACAACTACGCCTACCTGTTCTTCCAGCTCCCGTATGCGGTGGTGTCGCTGAGCGTGATGAGTGCGCTCCAGCCCAGGCTCGCACGCTCGTGGGCAGCTGGCGATCGAGCGAGATTCCGGCGTGATCTCGCCAAGGCGCTCGCCGTCGGCGTCGGTGCCACCATCCCTCTCGCGGTGCTCGCGTGGGTGGGGGGACCTGCCGGCCTCGATCTCCTCGTCGGCTATGGGGCGGTCAACGAGCACGGCGTCGCCCTCATCGCGGGTGCGCTCCGCGGCATGGCGGTCGGGTTGCCCGGTTTCTCGCTCTTTCTGATGCTGATCCAGGCGCTCCAGGCCATGCGCAATGCTCGAGCTGCGTTCGTCGCCTACCTGGTCGAGAACGGATTGAACATCGTCCTCGCCGTCGTCGCGCTCGGTCCGCTGGGGGTCGAGGGCCTCGGGCTCGCGCTGGGACTCGCCTACACCATCGGCGCCATCGTCGCGATCGTCATCGTTCGCTCGCTGCGGGGACTCGGCCCCATCGCGCCGCTCCTCGGCTCGTGGGTGCAGCTCGCCGTCGCAAGTGTCGTCGGTGGCGCCGTGCTGGCCGCGCTCCTCCCTAGCACGCTCGTCGCGCCGAACCTTGGTTTTGCCCTGCGTGTCCTCGGCGGGTTGGTCGCGGGGGTGGTAGTCTTCGGCGCTGCGGTGATCGGCCTCCGCACAATCCGAGTGGCCGTGGCGAGGGGAGTCGGACGGTGA
- a CDS encoding DegV family protein — MSVVVVADSASDLPAGVAEALGVQIVPLTIEVGGRDWADGTELPRERFWELQAAQSELPKTAAPSSAQFAAVFERALGEGAEGVVAITLTRKLSATFQAAEHASRDYGGRVRVIDSETLTLTEGLIVEEAARLAASGADLEEVAAAVEDVKTRARTRGTLDTLENLRRGGRIGAAAALLGTVMSFKPMIDITDGEVKPGGRQRTRRRAIDDLVDWVEGLGPLTRLGVVHALADDVDEVVERVARAAAVDPATVAVAVMGATIGTHAGPRALGVSALVASR, encoded by the coding sequence GTGAGCGTCGTCGTCGTTGCGGATTCAGCGAGTGATCTTCCTGCCGGGGTGGCAGAGGCGCTCGGTGTGCAGATCGTGCCGCTCACCATCGAGGTCGGTGGTCGGGACTGGGCCGACGGCACCGAGCTCCCGCGCGAGCGTTTCTGGGAGCTCCAGGCGGCCCAGTCGGAGCTGCCGAAGACCGCGGCCCCATCGTCGGCGCAGTTCGCGGCCGTCTTCGAACGCGCGCTCGGTGAGGGCGCTGAAGGCGTGGTGGCCATCACCTTGACGCGCAAGCTCTCCGCGACCTTCCAGGCTGCCGAGCACGCCTCGCGAGACTATGGCGGTCGGGTGCGGGTGATCGACTCCGAGACCCTCACCCTCACAGAAGGCCTGATCGTCGAGGAAGCAGCACGCCTCGCTGCGAGCGGTGCGGATCTCGAGGAGGTCGCGGCAGCGGTCGAGGACGTGAAGACGCGCGCGAGAACCCGTGGCACCCTCGACACGCTCGAGAACCTCCGCCGAGGCGGACGCATCGGCGCGGCAGCAGCGCTGCTCGGCACGGTGATGTCGTTCAAGCCAATGATCGACATCACCGACGGCGAGGTGAAGCCGGGCGGTCGCCAGCGCACGCGGCGTCGAGCGATCGACGATCTCGTCGACTGGGTCGAGGGCCTCGGTCCGCTGACGCGGCTCGGCGTCGTGCACGCGCTCGCTGACGACGTCGACGAGGTCGTCGAGCGCGTCGCTCGCGCAGCGGCAGTCGATCCCGCCACGGTGGCAGTTGCGGTGATGGGTGCGACGATCGGCACCCACGCCGGTCCACGAGCACTTGGAGTCTCCGCTCTCGTGGCCTCCAGGTAG
- the trxB gene encoding thioredoxin-disulfide reductase gives MPEHVKVVIIGSGPAGLTAAIYAARASLEPVVIEGEPSSTSDQPGGQLMLTTEIENFPGFPEGILGPELMANMRQQAERFGARFRGTKVSRLDLAERPFAVHTNDDRSGEPAYLADAVIMATGARSLMLGLEREYELIGHGVSTCATCDGFFFRGHDIAVVGGGDSALEEALFLTKFASSVTIIHRRDQLRASRIMQQRAFANEKIRFAWNRRVVELLERDGVLVGVRTEDTVTGEREDLGVTGLFIAIGHAPSTEIVKGQLEMDDAGYLITKPGSTETSVDGVFAAGDVQDHTYRQAITAAGSGCQAALDVERFLAARE, from the coding sequence GTGCCTGAGCACGTCAAGGTCGTCATCATCGGGTCGGGTCCAGCTGGCCTCACTGCCGCGATCTACGCCGCGCGAGCGTCGCTCGAGCCGGTCGTCATCGAGGGAGAGCCCTCCTCGACGTCCGACCAGCCTGGGGGCCAGCTGATGCTGACCACCGAGATCGAGAACTTCCCAGGGTTCCCCGAAGGCATCCTTGGCCCCGAGCTCATGGCCAACATGCGGCAGCAGGCGGAGCGCTTCGGGGCGCGCTTTCGGGGCACCAAGGTCTCCCGGCTCGATCTTGCGGAGCGGCCGTTCGCGGTCCACACCAACGACGATCGAAGCGGCGAGCCGGCTTATCTCGCCGACGCGGTGATCATGGCGACCGGGGCTCGCTCGCTCATGCTGGGACTCGAACGCGAGTACGAACTGATCGGCCACGGGGTGTCGACCTGCGCGACGTGCGACGGCTTCTTCTTCCGTGGCCACGACATCGCGGTGGTCGGGGGCGGTGACTCGGCGCTCGAGGAGGCGCTGTTCCTCACCAAGTTCGCTTCCAGTGTGACCATCATCCATCGCCGTGATCAGCTGCGTGCGTCGCGCATCATGCAGCAGCGGGCCTTCGCGAACGAGAAGATTCGGTTCGCATGGAACCGTCGCGTCGTCGAACTGCTCGAGCGCGACGGTGTCCTGGTCGGTGTTCGCACCGAGGACACCGTGACCGGCGAGCGCGAGGATCTCGGAGTCACTGGACTGTTCATCGCGATCGGCCACGCCCCGAGCACGGAGATCGTCAAGGGTCAGCTGGAGATGGACGATGCGGGGTATCTGATCACGAAGCCTGGCTCGACCGAGACGAGCGTCGACGGCGTGTTCGCAGCCGGGGACGTGCAGGATCACACCTATCGTCAAGCGATCACCGCTGCGGGCTCTGGCTGTCAGGCGGCGCTCGACGTGGAGCGGTTCCTTGCTGCGCGCGAGTAG
- the trxA gene encoding thioredoxin: protein MAGHEVILTDKNFDETVKASELPVLVDFWAEWCGPCKMIDPILEELADEMSDKLVIGKLNVDESLEIARRFEIMSIPTLMLFKEGEPVKRVIGAMPKRALLKELQPALED, encoded by the coding sequence ATGGCGGGACATGAGGTCATCCTCACGGACAAGAACTTCGACGAGACGGTCAAGGCATCAGAGCTACCGGTCCTGGTCGATTTCTGGGCAGAGTGGTGCGGGCCATGCAAGATGATCGACCCGATCCTCGAGGAGCTGGCCGACGAGATGAGCGACAAGCTGGTGATCGGCAAGCTCAACGTGGACGAGTCGCTCGAGATCGCTCGTCGCTTCGAGATCATGAGCATCCCGACGCTGATGCTCTTCAAGGAGGGCGAGCCGGTGAAGCGAGTGATCGGCGCGATGCCGAAGCGAGCCCTGCTGAAGGAACTCCAGCCGGCTCTCGAGGACTAG